From a region of the Triticum aestivum cultivar Chinese Spring chromosome 7D, IWGSC CS RefSeq v2.1, whole genome shotgun sequence genome:
- the LOC123169853 gene encoding uncharacterized protein: MQSAPTHDSHRILRPAAVFLVELGLGATSVFLVDGVLVFTGAPIPTFLSLQGSSSSSLSLLAIAVLVRWCPSGACRTWEMSRAFSSGNARPASGLWQRHGQQENNYF, translated from the coding sequence ATGCAGTCAGCCCCCACCCACGACTCCCACCGCATCTTGCGACCCGCCGCCGTCTTCCTGGTCGAACTAGGGTTGGGCGCCACTTCCGTCTTCCTGGTCGACGGCGTCCTTGTCTTCACCGGTGCGCCCATCCCCACCTTCCTATCTCTCCAAGGGAGCTCGAGTTCTTCCCTATCTCTCTTGGCGATCGCCGTCCTGGTTCGGTGGTGCCCCAGCGGCGCGTGTAGGACATGGGAGATGAGCAGGGCGTTCTCAAGTGGCAATGCCAGGCCAGCTTCAGGTCTTTGGCAGCGCCATGGTCAACAAG